TGGCGTAGCGTCGACCGTGTACTTGCCGTTTCCCAGTGCCGTCCGCGCCGAGCTTGAGCTGCTTGGCACTCGCGTGGGCGTCCCCCGCACACACATCGTGCCCCTCGGCGCGAATCGTTTTCTTGCCAACGCCGCAACGACGCGTCCAGGAGAGGTGTGCATGGCGATCCGCGTCGCGTCCGGCGGGTTCCTTGCGATCACCAAGGAGTACTACCCGCCGAACCTGTACCGGTTACCCACGGGCGGGATCCGTCGAGGGGAGCCCGTGCTTGAGGCGCTGCACCGCGAGGTGCGTGAGGAAACCGGGCTGAACAGCCCCGTTGTTACGCTCGTTGCGATCATCGGGTACCACGATGGCAGGGTCTTGTCCGAATTCTTCACCTGGGTCTTTCTGCTGGAGGCAAGAGATGAACCGCGGGCCGAGGACCCCGACGAACGCATCGCCGGGTTCCGTATCGTCGCCCTGGACGAGCTCCCGGAGATCGCGGCCCGGCTGGAAGGCCTGCCCGACGACTACTCCGCGGAGTTCGAGCGCTCGTGGGCCGAGTGGGGGCGCTTCCGCGGGGCGGCTCACCGTGTGGTGCGGGAAGTCCTCACGGACCTCGGGCGCTGAGATGGACAACGCGGTGCGGATGTAGGCCGAATGCTATACTGTATGCATCACGGTACAAGGGAGCGTGATGGGTGAAGCGACCAAACTACAACGCTGCGAAACGAGCACGAGAATTGAAGCAGAAAGCCAAGCGCGACGCGAAGCTCGCACGCAAGCAATCTCGTTCCGACACAACGTCGCCCGCCACGGAACCGACGTCACCAGCTTCCGATCCCGCCGAGCAAGACCGCGCGACCTCGGGCACAGGAATATGACCCTGCGGGGACGGGAACTGGCCCCGGAGGCGCGCGCCCAGATCACCAAGATTCGCGCGGCCGCCCGAAAGGGCTTGGGCGCCACGGAGATCGCGGAGCTCTGCCAGTTTCCGATCGCGGTCGTCAACCGGGTCCTCGCGCCGGCGAACCACGGGCGGCTGTCGAACCCCGCGGAGATTCTCACCCTGCGCACCGTACCGAACGGGCACGCGGCGGCGGACGTGCAGCTCTATTGGGTGGGATTCCTGACGGCCGCCGGGCGTATCTCCGGCCAGGGTCCGTCCATGGCGGTCGTCGTGACGTTGGGCGACCGGGCCGAGAAGCATATGACGAAGTTCATGGAGGATATCACGGGCCCGCGGGTGCGTCAGGAGTACTGTCAAAGCAGCCTGCTCGGATGGCAGGTGTATGTCCGGGAGCCCAGCCTGTGCCACGCGCTGATGCCGTGGGGGATTCCGTCCGATTTTCACGGCGAAGACCCGGCGTTGCTCGACGACATCCCGAACGACCTGATCGCGCCCTTTCTCGCCGGATACCTCGATGGAAATTGGCCGGCATCCACGTTTCCTCGCAGCGGGCGTCTGACGCTGCACGGGACTCCGGATGTGTTGTCGGCCGTCAATCGCGTGCTTCGGCGGTGTTGGGGGATCTCCGAAGGGAAAATCACGCTCCAGCCGCCGCGGGCGACTCTCCGTTACCCGACGCAGCGGGTCGATCAGCAGATTTGGGATCGCGTTCGCCAACACGCGTCGCGGAAACGGCAACTCGCGTAGCTTCCACTGGCACCCGAACGTGCCGGCGGCCTTGTTGACGACGGCCGGCGTCGCCGCGAGCGGGGCACAACTGCGGATTGTGCGTCGTGTCCCATTGGTCGTCCAAGTGCCAGTGGGACCGGACTGAAACGCACGGTATCCTGTCGCCCATCGCGGCCACGGTAACTCTCCGAAGGACATCGGGTCGGAGGTTCGTCGACACGCACGCGCGGACCGCGCACGTGTCGGCGAGTGCGCCAAGATCGTCCCGCGATCAACGCGCATGCCGGGCGTCGCCGTTCCGACGGCGATGGCCTCCGCCACCGCCTCCGATCTCTTCGATCCTCGCCAGCGATTGTCGCCGACGCCTCTGTGCTCCTCATCGCGCTCGGGGTCCGTATGCTTCCCCGGGTGGGGCATGGTCAGATCCCGTCTGTCGGACCGGACACGGTGGTTCGCGTGTGCGTGCCGTGCGGCGAACGACCGAGGGCAGGTGCAGGGATACCCGACGTGATGCGCAATTAGTGAACCCTGGCGTTGCGAAGGAGGGAAGAGATGGGATGTCGCGCAACACGGCGGGGGTGGGTCGTCCTTGTCGTCGCGGTGTGCTGCGGCTTCGCGTTCATACCCGCGTACGCGACGGACGGGAGCCTCGTGGTGGCCGCCCTCCGTACACTGGATCAGAACTACGTCAAGACGGTGGACGACGTTGGGCTCCTGAATACCGCGATCGGGGCGTTGCGGACGGCGACCGACCTCGACACCGCTGCGCTGTCCGACATTCCACAAGGGACGCCGGAAGGGTCCGCGTCGCGCATGTTCCTCGCCGTGTTCGACCGCGCGGTTCAGGCGGGGAAGGGGGGATCGGCCGAGGATCTGGCCCAGACCGCCACTCGCGCGATGCTGGCGTCGTTGCACGATTCCCACGTGAACTACTACACGGCCGCTGCCTTTGCGGAATTCCAGCGAAATCTCGCGGGTCAGGCGAGCTACGCGGGCATCGGGGTCTTCGTTAAGAGCATCAAGGACACCGACGGCACCACCGTGGCGTTTGTCGCCGCCGCCTTTCCGGGCGCGCCGGCGGCACGGGCCGGGCTCCAGCGATTCGACCGGATCCTGCGGGTGGACGGGAAGGATGTCAGCGGCATGACGGCGGGTGAACTCGTCCCGCTGCTTCGCGGGTCTGCGAGCTCCGCGGTCAGCGTGACGGTGCAGCGGCGCGATCGGACGCTCACGGTTTCCGTCGTGCGACAGGCGATTCAAATCCCTCCGGTCGACGCGTACTTCATCCGGCCCGGTGTGGCCTACGTGCGGTTGCTCGCATTTCCCAGGGGCGCCGGGCACGACATTCGGAGCGCCCTCCGCTCCCTCGCGTCGCGGGGGGCCATCTCATCGGTGATTCTCGACCTGCGGAACAACGGGGGAGGATTGATCAAGGAGGGGAGCATCGTCGCCGGCGCGTTTCTGCCGCCGGGGACGCTCCTGGCGCACACGGTGGAGCGTGCACGACCGCCCACCGAGATTACGTCGACGGGTACGCCCATCGTCGATCGCGGCCGGCTGGTCGTGTTGATCGACGACGGCACGGCTTCGACGGCGGAGTTGCTCACGGCCGGGCTGCGTGATGCACATCGTGCGACGCTCGTCGGCGACAAGACCGCAGGCGCGCTCGGCGTGGCCATGCGGTATGCGTTGCCCGACGGCGGCATCGAGGTGACCGTGTCCCAGGTGACCGGTCCGCAGCACGAACAGATCGAGGGGGTCGGCATCACCCCGGGGGTCCAAGTGGCCCTCACGGTCGCCGAGGTCGCTCGGGGTGAGGACGGTCAGCTGGAGGCGGCGCTGAAGAGCCTGGGGGTGGCCGAGATCTTCTCGGCGGCGTCCGCGGCCTAGGCCACAGACGCCGCCCACGGGAGCCGCGCACGGTCTGTGCGGGTGCGCCGGGGCCACGACGGCCGCGCGTTCACGAGATCTTCGCGATGTCTTCATCAGCCATTCACGCGATCTCGATAACTCCGCGCAATGATACCGCTAGAGGCGGATGGAGTCTATCGTCCGGAAGGGAGGTGAGCACAGCGCCGAGCATCACGGCGCCAGGGCGGTCAGAAACGGGATGCCTCGTACCGGCCGGCCGAGTCATCGGCCGGCTCACCGTGGGAGGGGCGATTATGCGCACGTTCATCGGTACGCGACTGGCACCGATAGCGCTCGCCGCAGCGGCCTGTGTCTCGCTTGGCGGCATGCCTGTGCAGGCGGCGGTTCCGAGTACGGGGGTGACGGCGCAGTACTACCGGCCCCCATCGTCCACGTACGGCGACCGTAACTGGGGCTGGTATCACCAGCAGTGGATGGCGCAGTGCGCCACGCGGGCGGACCGCTACGACCGTTGGGGACGAGACCGGCGGAGCGACAACTGGTGCGCGAACAATCAGCGGTTCCGACGAGGCAATCCAGACGGGCAGTGGCGCTACGATCATCCGTGGGACTCGGGGCGGGGCCCCGATCACCCTTGGGATCACGGGAACCACTGAGTCGATCGGGCGGACGGTTCACGCGTGAGGCCCTCGGTGGCGCGGGGGCCCACTTCCGAGGCGGGCGCTGTGACGGACGCGCCGCTCAACACCCGCCTTTGGCGGGTTCGAAGATGCAGTACGTGGCGTTGGCCCCCGGGGCCCAGACGACGGTTCGTACGGTCTGCCGCTGGTGGTCGGCCGGATCGCTGACCACCGTTGCGCCGACGTGATGCGTGCCGGAGGGCGCGGTTCCGTAGATCGAGTGGCCTGGCTCTGCGGAGCCCTGCGCGGACTGGTCGATGAAGAACGTCACCGTGGCGTCCGGGAGTTGGTTCCACATCCGGACGCACACATAGGTCGGATGAGGCTGGCTGCAGGGCGGAGGAAACCCGGAGTCAGACTGTGGCCACGCGATCGTCGCCGGCCCGGCGATCAGCGACAGGAGAAGCAAGCTTGCGGCGATCCTCCTCATGACCGCTCCTCTCTGGGCGCCGCGGTGCGCGTTCGCGCAGGACGGTCCGTTCGCAAGGACCCCATCCTACCGCCGTTCGACTGTGCCGAGGCGTGGCAAGGCAGCGGCGCCCGCGTCGTGCAGCGAGATGCCCGTCTCGGATCGAAACCGCACGCCCTCGGCTCGGTACCGAGCGTGCAGCCGCTTTACAAACTCGTGCTTCACGGCGTCCTGGCTGCCGATGTCTTGCGCCCTCAGCACCACGGTGAAATCGATGCTGGCATCCCCGAACGTGTGATACCGGAGGACCGGCTCAAAGCCGCGCACGCTGCCCTGTGCGTCCCGCAGCACCTCGCGCGCGACGTCGAGTGTGATCCGCTCCACGGCGGCGAGGTCGCTCTCATAGCTGACGCCCATCCGCACGGGCACGGCGATCTCGCGATCCGGCTCGTAGTAGTTCGTGACGGTCGCGGACGCCAACTTGGCGTTGGGCACGATGATCATGTTGTTTGGGCCCTCTCTGATCTTGGTGCTCCGCCACGTGATGTCGATGATCGTCCCCTCTTCGCCGGTATTGAGCTTCACGTAGTCGCCCGGTCGGATCTGGCGGGCGGTGATGATATACAACCCGGAGAACAGGTTGGCGAGGGTCTCCTGCAGGGCAAGCGCGACCGCTAACCCGCCGACGCCGAGCGCGGTCAGGATCGGCGTGACCGCGATGCCGAGCGACTGCAGACCGATGAGCGCCCCCACCAGAAACACGAGCAACTGAGTGAAGTTCGTGATAATCGTGGGCGACAGCATGTCCGGGCCGCGCCCGTGGCGGTACAGATGACGGCTGTACAGGCCGACGGCCCCCGCGGCGATGCGCGCCACGACGAGCGTCACCGATGCGATCGCGACGATGACGAGGAGTTTCTGAGACAGTCGGGACCACTCGGGTGCGATGCGCGCGCTCAGCACGGCGCCGTACAAGCCTACCGCCGCGCCCCAGACGAACACGACGCCCCGGAGCGCGGCGACGACGAGATGCTCTACGCCCCCTTCGCGGCGGGCGACGTACCTGGCTATCCGTGGGAGGATCGCTCTTTCGACGATCAATCCCGCCACGACGCCGCCGAGCACGAAGGCGGCTGGTGGAATCCAGACATTCGCGTCGATGATGTCGCTCCCGGGTGGGGCGTCTCGCCGTCCGTCTTAGTGACGACGCATCTTGGCTCTCTCCACGATCCTACGTGATCTTACCCACGATGTCGATGCGGCAAAGCAGCTGGAGATCCGCTGTCCGGCCGCGACCTCGCGCGAGCCCGCGGCACAAACCGGCCGGGACGGCCGTATATATAGTAGGATAACGTCGGGATAGGAGGATCGCGGTGCGGCACGTCGGGTTCGAAGCGCGTCGTCTCGCCCGCCATCCGGGGAG
The bacterium genome window above contains:
- a CDS encoding S41 family peptidase, producing MGCRATRRGWVVLVVAVCCGFAFIPAYATDGSLVVAALRTLDQNYVKTVDDVGLLNTAIGALRTATDLDTAALSDIPQGTPEGSASRMFLAVFDRAVQAGKGGSAEDLAQTATRAMLASLHDSHVNYYTAAAFAEFQRNLAGQASYAGIGVFVKSIKDTDGTTVAFVAAAFPGAPAARAGLQRFDRILRVDGKDVSGMTAGELVPLLRGSASSAVSVTVQRRDRTLTVSVVRQAIQIPPVDAYFIRPGVAYVRLLAFPRGAGHDIRSALRSLASRGAISSVILDLRNNGGGLIKEGSIVAGAFLPPGTLLAHTVERARPPTEITSTGTPIVDRGRLVVLIDDGTASTAELLTAGLRDAHRATLVGDKTAGALGVAMRYALPDGGIEVTVSQVTGPQHEQIEGVGITPGVQVALTVAEVARGEDGQLEAALKSLGVAEIFSAASAA
- a CDS encoding mechanosensitive ion channel family protein; amino-acid sequence: MAGLIVERAILPRIARYVARREGGVEHLVVAALRGVVFVWGAAVGLYGAVLSARIAPEWSRLSQKLLVIVAIASVTLVVARIAAGAVGLYSRHLYRHGRGPDMLSPTIITNFTQLLVFLVGALIGLQSLGIAVTPILTALGVGGLAVALALQETLANLFSGLYIITARQIRPGDYVKLNTGEEGTIIDITWRSTKIREGPNNMIIVPNAKLASATVTNYYEPDREIAVPVRMGVSYESDLAAVERITLDVAREVLRDAQGSVRGFEPVLRYHTFGDASIDFTVVLRAQDIGSQDAVKHEFVKRLHARYRAEGVRFRSETGISLHDAGAAALPRLGTVERR
- a CDS encoding NUDIX hydrolase: MAIRVASGGFLAITKEYYPPNLYRLPTGGIRRGEPVLEALHREVREETGLNSPVVTLVAIIGYHDGRVLSEFFTWVFLLEARDEPRAEDPDERIAGFRIVALDELPEIAARLEGLPDDYSAEFERSWAEWGRFRGAAHRVVREVLTDLGR